A genomic region of Daphnia carinata strain CSIRO-1 chromosome 5, CSIRO_AGI_Dcar_HiC_V3, whole genome shotgun sequence contains the following coding sequences:
- the LOC130702901 gene encoding UDP-glycosyltransferase UGT5-like: MSIGWASSLVLLSIIVSATPYKILVLTPITSTSHTNVFNPLVEALAERGHEVTHWNGLEIPSTSNSSNLRRLYSPNLVKINKEHNVNFNDRDSPLRLLFRVPKTVANYCKAIHEDAIFHQLMNAKDEGYDLILAEGFFNECTLLLAELFDVPFVYLNCFVPPPWLQFAIGTPFAFDHFPHSGLSFRDKMNFWQRTLNTVTGFLLVAFHHWYVVPIIDQASSRVLGVDKATSVLEIEDRHLSLLLTNTHFSINYLMPTSPAVVQVGGMHCIPPKPLSSDLESFVDGSGDDGFIIVSFGSILKGAEIPDNVRHIFMSTFARLSQRVVWKWEDKGILSDDAVPANVKLVSWLPQQDLLGHPKARLFITHCGLLSKQEAVFHGVPFIALPVWSDQPINSQKASDDGYAIRLYWNNLTEEVLYQSIERILTDPSYAEKMKQVSSIMRDQLESPVERAIYWIEYVIRHQGAPHLRSAARELSFYQRGLLDVILFFFVVASLTAYVFFRLSRFVLFSTSKRRWQKSNVNLKKQN; this comes from the exons ATGTCCATCGGTTGGGCGTCATCGCTTGTGCTGTTGTCGATCATCGTTTCAGCTACGCCGTACAAAATCCTCGTCTTAACGCCAATCACATCGACCAGCCACACGAACGTGTTCAATCCTCTGGTTGAAGCGTTGGCCGAACGCGGCCATGAAGTCACTCACTGGAACGGATTAGAGATCCCATCGACTTCGAACTCGTCCAATTTACGTCGGCTCTACTCTCCCAATCTGGTCAAAATCAACAAGGAACACAACGTGAATTTCAACGATCGCGACAGTCCGTTACGTCTGCTTTTTCGGGTACCAAAAACGGTGGCCAATTACTGCAAAGCCATTCACGAAGACGCGATTTTTCATCAGTTGATGAACGCCAAAGATGAAGGCTACGATCTCATCCTGGCCGAGGGCTTCTTCAACGAGTGCACGTTGCTGCTGGCCGAATTATTCGATGTGCCTTTCGTTTATCTCAACTGTTTCGTGCCACCGCCTTGGTTGCAATTCGCAATCGGGACGCCGTTCGCCTTCGATCATTTCCCTCATTCGGGGCTCAGTTTCCGCGATAAAATGAACTTCTGGCAGAGAACGTTGAACACGGTGACGGGCTTCTTGTTGGTCGCTTTCCATCATTGGTACGTTGTTCCAATCATTGACCAGGCCTCCTCGCGAGTGCTGGGTGTCGATAAGGCAACATCGGTCCTCGAGATTGAGGATCGCCATCTCAGTTTGTTATTGACCAATACCCATTTTAGCATCAATTATCTAATGCCAACGTCACCTGCCGTTGTTCAAGTTGGTGGAATGCATTGCATTCCACCTAAGCCCTTATCTTCg GATCTGGAATCGTTTGTCGATGGCTCCGGTGACGACGGATTTATTATCGTCAGTTTCGGATCGATTTTGAAAGGGGCAGAGATTCCGGATAATGTCCGTCACATTTTCATGTCGACATTTGCGCGACTGTCTCAACGTGTCGTATGGAAATGGGAGGACAAAGGCATCCTGTCCGACGACGCCGTTCCGGCTAATGTTAAACTGGTGTCTTGGTTGCCACAACAAGATTTGCTGGGCCATCCAAAGGCCCGTCTTTTCATCACACACTGCGGTCTGTTGAGTAAACAAGAGGCCGTCTTTCACGGCGTCCCGTTTATCGCTTTGCCCGTCTGGTCCGATCAACCGATCAATTCGCAAAAAGCTAGCGACGACGGCTACGCCATCCGATTGTACTGGAACAATTTAACGGAAGAAGTGCTTTACCAGTCCATTGAGCGCATTCTCACCGACccaag ttaTGCCGAGAAGATGAAACAGGTTTCATCGATCATGCGCGATCAGCTGGAGAGTCCTGTTGAACGGGCCATCTACTGGATCGAATACGTCATCCGCCACCAGGGTGCTCCACATCTTCGTAGCGCAGCCAGGgaactttctttttatcaaCGAGGCCTTCTCGAcgtcattttatttttcttcgttgttgCGTCCCTGACGGCTTACGTGTTCTTTCGTCTAAGCCGCTTCGTTCTTTTTTCCACGTCCAAACGTCGGTGGCAAAAGTCCAACGTGAAcctaaagaaacaaaattga
- the LOC130702910 gene encoding uncharacterized protein LOC130702910, producing MKSTVASCLLLFVAATHAQWLNNYGYGLNAAGFVGGYYPANAIHSAYTGFPATADPFYGLAYPGYWPTNAYYSAAVLPTYDFAGNQVGGYAQVQDTPEVAQAKAAHFAAHAAAKAHLMKPVVTADVVAKPEVVEKSVETVPVATPISRKKRQIQHISPFAYGFPSYPMAYSNLAAHPGYNYGAPFGYHFAHPYYGTQVYPVVPNVMAPAAASPDATTSTVTDVAPTVAKTA from the exons ATGAAGTCAACT GTCGCATCGTGTCTGTTGCTTTTCGTTGCTGCCACTCACGCCCAATGGCTGAACAACTACGGATACGGTCTAAATGCTGCTGGATTTGTTGGCGGATATTATCCGGCCAACGCTATCCACAGTGCTTACACCGGTTTTCCTGCTACAGCTGATCCTTTCTACGGTTTAGCTTATCCTGGGTACTGGCCAACCAATGCTTACTACTCCGCAGCAGTCCTGCCAACCTACGATTTCGCTGGTAACCAGGTCGGAGGCTACGCCCAGGTGCAAGACACTCCCGAAGTGGCTCAAGCTAAAGCAGCTCACTTCGCCGCTCATGCTGCTGCCAAGGCTCATCTAATGAAACCTGTGGTGACAGCCGATGTTGTCGCAAAGCCAGAAGTAGTAGAGAAATCGGTTGAAACTGTCCCTGTTGCGACTCCCATTTCACGCAAAAAGCGACAGATTCAACACATTTCACCGTTTGCCTATGGTTTCCCTTCTTACCCTATGGCTTACAGCAATTTAGCAGCTCATCCAGGGTACAACTACGGTGCTCCATTCGGCTACCACTTTGCCCATCCTTATTATGGCACTCAAGTCTATCCTGTGGTTCCTAACGTTATGGCTCCGGCCGCTGCTTCTCCCGATGCCACGACCAGCACCGTAACGGACGTGGCACCAACCGTTGCTAAAACTGCTTGA